One genomic region from Pseudomonas sp. R5-89-07 encodes:
- a CDS encoding LysE family translocator, translating to MPESSNWLAYALISLGMVLTPGPNMIYLISRSICQGRAAGFISLGGVALGFLVYMLCAALGITALVMAVPFAYDALRFGGALYLAYLAWQAVKPGGRSPFQVQSLPQDSPRKLFTMGLVTNLLNPKVAVMYLSLLPQFIDPNGHGSVLMQSLVLGFTQILISVSVNAVIATLAGSIAVFFVTRPGWQVVQRWLMGSVLMGLAMRMAVEGRR from the coding sequence ATGCCTGAATCGTCCAATTGGCTCGCTTATGCGCTGATATCACTCGGCATGGTGCTCACACCCGGCCCGAACATGATTTACCTTATTTCGCGGTCGATCTGCCAAGGGCGCGCGGCCGGGTTTATTTCCCTGGGCGGCGTTGCGTTGGGGTTTCTGGTTTATATGCTGTGCGCGGCCTTGGGCATTACCGCGTTGGTGATGGCGGTGCCCTTTGCGTACGACGCGCTGCGGTTTGGCGGGGCGCTGTACCTGGCTTATCTGGCCTGGCAGGCGGTAAAACCGGGCGGACGCTCGCCGTTCCAGGTGCAAAGCCTGCCCCAGGACAGCCCGCGCAAACTGTTCACCATGGGCCTGGTGACCAACCTGCTGAACCCCAAGGTGGCGGTGATGTACTTGTCGCTGCTGCCCCAGTTCATCGACCCGAACGGCCACGGCAGTGTGCTGATGCAATCGTTGGTGCTGGGCTTCACGCAGATTCTGATCAGCGTGAGCGTGAATGCAGTGATTGCCACGCTGGCCGGGTCCATCGCAGTATTTTTCGTCACCCGGCCGGGCTGGCAAGTGGTGCAGCGCTGGCTGATGGGCTCGGTGCTGATGGGGCTGGCGATGCGGATGGCAGTGGAAGGGCGGCGGTAG
- a CDS encoding ATP-binding protein: MSQRPRDTVARWIALTVLVAMITALAFNALFVQLAGVWARPPLTETGLLEKVAVVVRVIEASEPAQRARLAQVMGDGSFSVTWAAQRATFGLPVLTDPDLSTGEEVFKHLLDGPTRPTEVYGPADWPDGNGQYVLLMQLADRSWLMFSTGTRSWGLDDEVRGLIVVLLVLVSTAIVTLVATRRLARPLQHFAQGVRRFGSDFRAPPIEPVGPHEMRQAILAFNSMQAQLRHFIEDRTQMLAAISHDLRAPLTRLRLRGEFIEDADQQQRLFRDVDEMQAMINTALEFFRDDARLEQATQLDLAELLQTLIDDYRDQSIDLTFNGPSRLVYFGRPLGLKRVMTNLMDNAIHYGTAPQIELHSKHGEVVIRVLDRGPGIPAAHREDVFLPFYRLEGSRNKSTGGVGLGLSTARAIVLEHGGSLTLCERQGGGLAAVVILPV, translated from the coding sequence ATGAGCCAGCGTCCGCGCGACACCGTGGCGCGTTGGATCGCGCTGACCGTGCTGGTCGCGATGATCACCGCGCTGGCGTTCAATGCTTTGTTCGTGCAACTGGCGGGGGTGTGGGCCAGGCCACCGCTGACCGAAACCGGCCTGCTGGAAAAAGTCGCCGTGGTGGTGCGGGTGATCGAGGCGTCCGAGCCGGCGCAGCGGGCGCGTCTTGCTCAGGTGATGGGCGATGGTTCTTTCAGCGTGACCTGGGCGGCGCAGCGAGCGACGTTTGGTTTGCCGGTGCTTACTGATCCGGATCTCAGCACGGGAGAAGAGGTGTTCAAGCACCTGCTGGATGGCCCGACGCGGCCCACGGAAGTGTATGGGCCTGCCGACTGGCCGGACGGCAACGGCCAGTATGTGCTGCTGATGCAACTGGCCGATCGATCCTGGCTGATGTTCAGCACCGGCACCCGCAGTTGGGGACTGGACGATGAAGTGCGCGGCCTGATCGTGGTGCTGCTGGTACTGGTTTCTACCGCGATCGTCACCCTGGTCGCCACCCGGCGACTGGCGCGCCCTCTGCAACACTTCGCCCAAGGTGTGCGGCGCTTTGGCAGCGACTTTCGCGCGCCGCCAATCGAACCGGTGGGGCCTCACGAAATGCGTCAGGCGATCCTGGCCTTCAATAGCATGCAAGCGCAGTTGCGCCACTTCATCGAGGACCGCACCCAGATGCTTGCCGCCATCTCCCACGACCTGCGCGCACCGCTGACCCGCCTGCGCCTGCGCGGTGAATTCATCGAGGATGCCGACCAGCAGCAGCGACTGTTTCGCGACGTCGATGAAATGCAGGCCATGATCAACACCGCCCTGGAATTTTTCCGCGACGATGCCCGCCTGGAGCAAGCCACCCAGCTGGACCTGGCGGAGTTGCTGCAGACCCTGATCGACGATTATCGCGACCAGTCCATCGACCTCACCTTCAATGGCCCGTCGCGCCTGGTGTACTTCGGCCGGCCCCTGGGCCTAAAACGGGTGATGACCAACCTGATGGACAATGCGATCCACTACGGCACGGCGCCGCAGATCGAGTTGCACAGCAAGCATGGCGAGGTGGTGATTCGCGTGCTGGACCGTGGGCCGGGCATTCCTGCCGCGCATCGCGAAGACGTATTCCTGCCGTTCTATCGCCTGGAGGGGTCACGCAACAAAAGCACGGGTGGTGTAGGCCTTGGGCTGTCGACCGCCCGAGCGATTGTGCTGGAGCACGGCGGCAGCCTGACGCTGTGCGAGCGCCAGGGCGGCGGGTTGGCAGCGGTTGTTATATTGCCAGTATGA
- a CDS encoding NBR1-Ig-like domain-containing protein produces the protein MSIKTRDTLRSLVVRRSRELGKSMTTLAKEAGISRTYLYGLAGGASQDPSVRTLIKLAKVLQVSPLLLFRYFADLAGAPVDSNSMATTNRAVGLCDSSDIAVFNADVTTPDQTVVLPGEIFQKTWEIQNLGIRPWRGRKLVRIDGEYVIARRTATGAPLEVVMDTHLRSLNNETLIAETLPGQPVHITVEFAAPKETCAVTSIWRIEDEHGQPCYGPEFILHVIVNVMAR, from the coding sequence ATGAGTATCAAGACACGCGACACCCTCCGATCCCTGGTCGTACGGCGCAGCCGGGAACTGGGTAAGTCCATGACAACCCTGGCCAAGGAGGCCGGCATTTCCCGGACCTACCTATACGGGCTGGCAGGCGGCGCCTCACAAGATCCCTCGGTACGCACCTTGATCAAACTGGCCAAAGTGCTGCAGGTTTCCCCGCTGCTGCTGTTCCGTTACTTCGCCGACTTGGCGGGCGCTCCGGTTGACTCCAACTCAATGGCGACCACCAACCGGGCTGTAGGCCTGTGTGATTCAAGCGACATCGCCGTCTTCAACGCAGACGTCACCACGCCCGACCAGACCGTCGTGCTGCCTGGCGAGATTTTTCAGAAAACATGGGAGATCCAGAACCTCGGTATACGCCCGTGGCGAGGCCGAAAACTGGTACGCATTGACGGTGAATACGTCATAGCCCGACGCACCGCCACGGGCGCGCCATTGGAAGTCGTGATGGACACGCACCTGCGCAGCCTTAACAACGAAACCCTCATCGCAGAAACACTGCCTGGGCAACCGGTGCATATCACTGTGGAATTCGCCGCGCCCAAGGAAACCTGCGCGGTCACTTCCATCTGGCGGATAGAGGATGAACACGGGCAACCGTGCTACGGCCCTGAGTTCATTTTGCATGTGATCGTAAATGTGATGGCGCGCTGA
- a CDS encoding cytochrome c family protein yields the protein MKYALLTLALIFNAHAAFAAGDAEAGGKLFTKTCGGCHSVGEGARGGFGPQLNGIIGRPAGTTTDYQYSDAMKNSGVVWTRDKLAAYIEAPKKVVSGTRMIFWGISDQEKIENILAYLETFQSK from the coding sequence ATGAAGTATGCCTTGTTGACCCTAGCCCTGATCTTCAATGCCCACGCGGCGTTTGCTGCCGGCGACGCCGAGGCGGGCGGCAAGCTGTTCACCAAGACGTGCGGCGGCTGTCACAGTGTCGGTGAAGGCGCACGGGGTGGGTTCGGGCCGCAACTCAACGGCATCATCGGCCGGCCGGCGGGAACGACCACGGATTACCAATATTCCGACGCGATGAAAAACTCCGGTGTTGTCTGGACCCGCGACAAACTGGCGGCCTATATCGAAGCACCGAAGAAGGTGGTGAGTGGTACGCGGATGATCTTCTGGGGTATTAGTGACCAGGAGAAGATTGAAAATATATTGGCGTATCTTGAGACGTTTCAGTCCAAATAA
- a CDS encoding LysE family translocator: protein MLATLSALLLLLIIPGPTNTLLFRAGVLYGFSVSQRLAFIESLAYLIQVSLWGITLLYLSAYSPLTVKIVQFGAACYLLYISYKLWQRKNSITNTAKDRFSGPYFFLLTLMNPKGLLIVSFIAPIHTFTELENYVEFMAALSLVTISVGSAWIFLGARFKNFHQTRFTTLKINRVTSITLFCFASTLLGRLAGSALN, encoded by the coding sequence ATGCTAGCTACCCTTTCCGCTCTTTTACTGCTATTAATAATACCCGGCCCAACTAACACGCTATTGTTTCGTGCAGGGGTACTGTATGGGTTCAGCGTGTCGCAGCGCCTTGCTTTTATCGAATCTCTTGCTTATCTGATTCAAGTATCGCTATGGGGAATCACATTACTCTACCTATCGGCATACTCTCCTTTGACCGTGAAAATCGTCCAGTTTGGCGCAGCATGCTATCTCCTTTATATTTCTTATAAGCTGTGGCAACGCAAAAACAGTATAACCAACACAGCCAAGGATCGGTTCTCCGGGCCTTATTTTTTCCTGCTGACGTTGATGAATCCTAAAGGCCTTCTGATCGTTTCATTTATTGCTCCAATTCATACGTTCACGGAGTTGGAGAATTACGTCGAATTCATGGCAGCTCTCTCGTTGGTGACTATTTCGGTGGGATCTGCTTGGATATTTTTGGGCGCTCGGTTTAAAAATTTCCATCAAACGCGGTTTACCACATTGAAGATCAACCGGGTCACGTCTATCACCCTCTTTTGTTTTGCCTCGACGCTTCTTGGTCGCCTGGCTGGTTCGGCTTTGAACTAA
- a CDS encoding response regulator, protein MAQPSILVLEDDEIIRALMVDVLEDFGAVVTSFPSADEGMIYLERGDEPVDLIVSDVQMPGLLNGYDLSRVVAHRWPEVQVVLTSGNTTIASQLGGSVRFLPKPWSTDHLIECVQTALSQQGLSMH, encoded by the coding sequence ATGGCTCAGCCATCGATTTTAGTGCTGGAAGACGACGAGATCATTCGGGCGTTAATGGTGGATGTGCTGGAGGACTTCGGCGCAGTGGTAACGTCGTTCCCTTCGGCCGATGAAGGGATGATTTATCTGGAGCGGGGCGACGAGCCGGTGGACCTGATTGTCAGCGATGTGCAGATGCCCGGCCTGCTTAACGGTTATGACTTGAGCCGTGTGGTGGCTCATCGCTGGCCTGAGGTTCAGGTGGTACTGACGTCGGGCAACACCACTATAGCGTCGCAACTGGGCGGGTCGGTGCGTTTTTTGCCCAAGCCCTGGAGTACCGACCACTTGATTGAATGCGTGCAGACCGCTTTGAGCCAGCAAGGTCTGTCGATGCATTGA
- a CDS encoding S-type pyocin domain-containing protein, with protein MSERAYPITEEEQLRRRILSPQPKRVPYSPLIDLSEPLPGPISAPEKLPGCTFTKPCQLPDGIIHYADPAGYVPLELIKDYGHFSLLGGRELDSRGAVALRKISGSALPVGLGQLALRSAVVESAAAAAGTVGAGLLAGLVGLVWPSALGDSALYSEEQLRSMQKARSQMRLHIEQREDGTLKGYGFYTGNHPNWQMIDVVQFQSRGDQFVADLGQGVELIWTPAVDPGDTLGIPALEAAPQAPVVWIYPPTEKAAQILVNPIYPPQYRDFILVFPVESGVRSLYVVVNEPRKGLRNPDHNYFPALEAEDITGFPGLIPQKPVTPRKGGAGLRERWIDAKGRRIFEWDSKKGELEVYRKSDLEHLGAFDPYTAERRGPADPKRRIYK; from the coding sequence ATGTCAGAACGCGCATACCCCATCACCGAAGAAGAACAGCTCAGAAGGCGCATCCTGTCGCCGCAGCCCAAACGCGTGCCCTATTCGCCACTCATTGACCTATCCGAGCCACTCCCCGGCCCTATATCAGCGCCCGAGAAGCTGCCCGGCTGTACCTTCACCAAACCCTGCCAGTTACCCGATGGAATCATTCATTACGCCGACCCTGCCGGTTACGTCCCCCTTGAACTGATCAAAGACTACGGCCATTTCAGCCTGCTGGGTGGGCGCGAATTGGACAGCCGAGGCGCGGTGGCCCTGCGCAAGATCAGCGGCAGCGCGCTCCCGGTTGGCTTGGGTCAGTTGGCGTTGCGCTCGGCCGTCGTGGAGTCCGCTGCTGCGGCTGCAGGCACCGTAGGCGCTGGCCTGCTGGCAGGTTTGGTGGGGCTGGTTTGGCCATCGGCGTTGGGCGATAGCGCGCTTTATAGCGAAGAGCAATTGCGCTCGATGCAAAAGGCACGCTCGCAGATGCGCTTGCATATCGAGCAACGCGAGGACGGCACGCTCAAGGGGTACGGTTTTTACACCGGCAACCACCCGAACTGGCAGATGATCGATGTCGTGCAATTCCAAAGCCGTGGCGATCAGTTTGTGGCGGATTTGGGCCAGGGCGTCGAGCTGATCTGGACGCCTGCGGTTGACCCTGGCGACACCCTTGGCATCCCGGCGTTGGAAGCTGCGCCCCAAGCGCCGGTGGTGTGGATCTACCCGCCGACGGAGAAGGCCGCGCAGATTCTGGTGAACCCGATTTATCCGCCGCAGTACCGGGATTTTATTCTGGTGTTCCCGGTGGAGTCGGGGGTTCGGTCGTTGTATGTGGTGGTTAATGAGCCGAGGAAGGGGCTACGAAACCCAGATCATAATTACTTCCCTGCACTCGAAGCCGAAGACATAACAGGCTTCCCTGGGCTGATCCCCCAAAAGCCGGTGACACCAAGAAAAGGCGGAGCGGGCTTACGTGAACGATGGATAGACGCAAAAGGAAGGAGAATATTTGAATGGGATTCCAAAAAAGGCGAACTGGAAGTCTATCGAAAAAGTGATTTGGAACACCTCGGCGCGTTTGACCCTTACACCGCCGAGCGTCGAGGACCTGCGGACCCAAAACGTCGGATTTACAAATAA
- a CDS encoding ATP-binding protein, producing MKPDDFEELLANCADEPIRFPGAIQPHGALLTLSEPDLNIIQVSANVDTLFNRAPEALLGQPLHTLIGTEQAHAVQAMAQHNTFLDAPALHVTLNGTPFEGLLHRHQNVLILEFEPHLENFKPRALNGRTSNLGKMLQRLQAAKTLQALYEISVNEIQAMTGYDRVLIYRFEDEGHGQVIAEASAPSMELFNGLFFPASDIPEQARELYRTNWLRIIPNAAYEPVPLLPKLRPDTGTPLDLSFATLRSVSPIHCQYMKNMGVLSSMSISLMKGDKLWGLISCGNREPLLVPNELRTACQTIGQVLSLQISAMEALELSRQREEKVQALALLDQAMKGSQDTVFDGLAQQGRLLMDLTRAGGVAIIEDRQLHRYGNCPEPAQIRALHKWLQERDEPVFSSHNLASVYPPAAEFQQLASGVLALHLPKPVDNGVLWFRPEVKENINWSGDPQKPLDLENSDGSLRLRPRTSFEIWKVVMAGISTKWSHGDLFAANDLRRSALENDLARQVKREQLAVRARDDLVAVVSHDLRNPMTVISMLCGMMQKAFSSEGPHTSRRISSAIDTMQQAAGRMNVLLEDLLDTSKIEAGRYVVKPVPLDVSQMFDEAYSLLAPLAMAKGIDLSFNAEPGLLINADPERLFQVLSNLIGNAIKFTPRQGNIGISAMSNGEEIVFSVRDSGEGIAPDQLPHVFERYWTKTENNPTGSGLGLYITQGIVQAHGGQIVAESEVGRGSEFRFTVPRVIEGLLT from the coding sequence ATGAAACCCGACGATTTTGAAGAGCTGCTTGCCAACTGTGCTGACGAGCCCATCCGCTTTCCGGGGGCGATCCAGCCTCATGGTGCGCTGCTGACCTTGTCGGAGCCTGACCTGAACATCATCCAGGTCAGCGCCAACGTGGATACGTTGTTCAACCGTGCGCCCGAGGCGCTGCTGGGCCAGCCACTGCACACGCTGATCGGTACGGAGCAGGCGCACGCCGTGCAGGCCATGGCGCAGCACAACACGTTTCTCGACGCGCCAGCGCTGCATGTCACGCTTAACGGCACGCCCTTCGAGGGCCTGCTGCACCGCCATCAAAACGTGCTGATACTTGAATTCGAGCCGCACCTGGAAAATTTCAAACCGCGTGCGCTGAACGGTCGCACCAGTAACCTGGGCAAGATGCTGCAACGCTTGCAGGCCGCGAAAACCCTGCAAGCGCTGTACGAAATCAGCGTGAATGAAATCCAGGCCATGACCGGTTACGACCGCGTGCTGATCTACCGCTTCGAAGACGAAGGCCATGGCCAAGTGATCGCCGAAGCGTCGGCGCCGTCCATGGAGCTTTTCAACGGGCTGTTCTTCCCAGCGTCCGACATCCCGGAGCAGGCCCGCGAGCTGTATCGCACCAACTGGCTGCGGATTATCCCCAACGCGGCCTACGAGCCGGTACCGCTGCTACCCAAGCTACGGCCAGACACCGGCACGCCGCTGGACCTGAGCTTCGCCACCCTGCGCAGCGTGTCGCCGATTCACTGCCAATACATGAAGAACATGGGCGTGCTGTCGTCCATGAGCATCTCGCTGATGAAGGGCGACAAGCTGTGGGGCCTGATCAGTTGCGGCAACCGCGAGCCGCTGCTGGTGCCAAACGAGTTGCGCACCGCCTGCCAGACGATCGGCCAGGTGCTGTCGTTGCAGATCAGTGCCATGGAGGCCCTGGAACTGAGTCGTCAGCGCGAGGAAAAGGTCCAGGCGCTGGCACTGCTCGACCAGGCAATGAAGGGCTCGCAAGACACTGTGTTCGACGGCCTGGCCCAACAAGGCCGGTTGCTGATGGACCTGACTCGGGCGGGCGGCGTGGCGATCATCGAGGACCGGCAGTTGCACCGCTACGGCAACTGTCCGGAACCGGCGCAGATCCGAGCCCTGCACAAATGGCTGCAGGAACGCGACGAACCGGTGTTTTCCAGCCACAACCTGGCCTCGGTCTACCCACCGGCCGCCGAGTTCCAGCAATTGGCCAGTGGCGTGCTGGCCCTGCACCTGCCCAAGCCGGTGGACAACGGTGTGCTGTGGTTCCGCCCGGAAGTTAAGGAAAACATCAACTGGAGCGGCGACCCGCAAAAGCCGCTGGACCTGGAAAACTCCGACGGTAGCCTGCGCCTTCGCCCACGCACCTCGTTTGAAATCTGGAAAGTGGTGATGGCGGGCATTTCCACCAAGTGGAGCCATGGCGACCTGTTCGCCGCCAACGACCTGCGCCGCTCGGCCCTGGAGAACGACCTGGCCCGCCAGGTAAAGCGCGAGCAGTTGGCGGTGCGTGCGCGTGATGACCTGGTGGCCGTGGTGTCTCATGACTTGCGTAACCCGATGACCGTCATCTCCATGCTTTGCGGCATGATGCAAAAAGCCTTCAGCTCCGAAGGCCCGCACACCTCGCGACGGATCTCCTCAGCCATCGACACCATGCAACAGGCCGCCGGGCGCATGAACGTGCTGCTGGAGGACTTGCTCGACACCTCGAAAATCGAGGCCGGGCGCTATGTGGTCAAGCCTGTGCCGCTGGATGTGAGCCAGATGTTCGATGAGGCCTACTCGCTGCTCGCCCCGCTGGCGATGGCAAAAGGCATCGACCTGTCGTTCAACGCCGAGCCCGGCCTGCTGATCAATGCCGACCCGGAGCGCTTGTTCCAAGTGTTGTCGAACCTGATCGGCAACGCCATCAAGTTCACCCCGCGCCAAGGCAATATCGGCATCAGCGCCATGAGCAACGGTGAAGAAATCGTGTTCTCGGTGCGCGATTCCGGCGAAGGCATCGCGCCAGACCAGTTGCCTCATGTGTTCGAACGCTACTGGACAAAAACCGAAAACAACCCCACCGGCAGCGGTTTGGGGCTGTACATCACCCAGGGCATCGTCCAGGCCCACGGCGGCCAAATCGTTGCCGAAAGTGAGGTGGGTCGGGGCAGTGAGTTCCGGTTTACAGTGCCCAGGGTGATTGAAGGCTTACTGACCTGA
- a CDS encoding colicin E3-like toxin immunity protein yields the protein MAMKIRLRWYEKHSDNLKADEYSAAIEDSDGILDALGLGEEAAIYADVFNLLPNWITIIQPYFQHTIEPGQFDYQISFRYQGAWPPPPKQPKKES from the coding sequence ATGGCGATGAAAATCAGGTTGCGGTGGTACGAAAAACACAGTGATAACTTGAAAGCGGATGAGTACTCAGCGGCTATCGAAGACTCGGACGGTATTCTGGACGCGTTGGGTTTAGGTGAGGAAGCCGCGATATATGCGGATGTATTCAACCTGCTGCCTAACTGGATAACGATCATCCAGCCGTATTTCCAGCACACGATTGAACCCGGCCAGTTCGACTACCAGATTTCGTTCCGTTACCAAGGCGCGTGGCCACCGCCCCCGAAACAACCTAAGAAGGAGTCATGA
- a CDS encoding response regulator: MSNLLIVDDDLEVLSLLKKFFLQHGYSVETVASGPELWTAMEHQPADLIILDLMLPGDNGLLLCQRLRQQYATPVIMLTAMGELSDRVVGLEMGADDYLSKPFDARELLARVRAVLRRAGESRPSAGQTARPLIRFDGWQLDLTRRELRSPDQVMIALSSGEFDLLLVFLEHPQRVLTREQLLSLAHGHSHDAVDRSIDVQVSRLRRKLEFDTKRPAMIRTVRNGGYQFTASVSRS, encoded by the coding sequence GTGAGCAATCTGTTAATTGTCGACGATGACCTTGAAGTCCTCTCCCTGCTTAAGAAATTTTTCCTGCAACACGGCTATTCGGTAGAGACCGTCGCCAGTGGCCCCGAGTTGTGGACGGCCATGGAACATCAGCCCGCCGACCTGATCATCCTTGACCTGATGCTGCCCGGCGATAACGGTCTGCTGCTGTGCCAGCGCCTGCGCCAGCAATACGCTACGCCCGTGATCATGCTCACGGCCATGGGTGAGCTCAGCGACCGCGTGGTGGGCCTGGAAATGGGCGCCGATGATTACCTGAGCAAACCCTTCGACGCCCGCGAACTGCTGGCGCGGGTGCGTGCGGTATTGCGCCGAGCGGGTGAAAGCCGACCGTCTGCGGGGCAGACCGCGCGCCCGCTGATCCGTTTTGACGGCTGGCAACTGGACCTCACGCGCCGGGAGTTGCGCTCGCCCGACCAAGTGATGATTGCGCTGTCGTCCGGTGAGTTCGACCTGCTGCTGGTGTTTCTCGAACACCCGCAACGCGTGCTCACCCGCGAACAGTTGCTGAGCCTGGCGCACGGCCATAGCCATGACGCCGTCGACCGCAGCATCGACGTGCAAGTGAGCCGTCTGCGCCGCAAGCTGGAGTTCGATACCAAGCGCCCGGCAATGATCCGCACCGTGCGCAACGGCGGTTATCAGTTCACCGCCAGCGTGAGCCGCTCATGA
- a CDS encoding biliverdin-producing heme oxygenase, which produces MHSKAHDVGAPSLLETLRTGTGLLHVALEKRLPFFSERLSTDWYRRLLQAYYGFYQPMEAALYDSGLIPDGYDAALRTKTPTLVNDLYALGLNEHTLRTLPRCTQLPDLDTPAACLGALYVLEGATLGGQVLRREMALRLAVDADNGGAFLDIYGVETGRRWKDFLDYLARLPLDATARERAVIAARSTFSGFEQWLDSQEVLL; this is translated from the coding sequence ATGCATTCAAAGGCCCATGACGTTGGTGCGCCCTCCTTGTTGGAAACGTTGCGCACAGGCACGGGGCTGCTGCATGTCGCGTTGGAAAAGCGTCTGCCGTTCTTTTCCGAACGCCTGAGCACCGACTGGTACCGGCGCTTGTTGCAGGCGTATTACGGTTTTTATCAGCCGATGGAAGCTGCGTTGTATGACAGCGGCTTGATTCCCGATGGCTATGACGCTGCATTGCGTACGAAAACGCCCACACTGGTCAACGACCTCTACGCCCTCGGCCTGAACGAGCACACCCTGCGCACCCTGCCCCGTTGCACCCAGCTCCCCGACCTGGATACACCAGCTGCCTGCCTGGGCGCCTTGTATGTGCTGGAAGGCGCGACCCTCGGTGGGCAGGTGCTGCGCCGCGAAATGGCGTTACGCCTGGCGGTGGATGCCGATAACGGCGGTGCGTTTCTGGATATTTATGGCGTAGAGACCGGCCGACGCTGGAAAGACTTTCTCGACTACCTGGCTCGCCTGCCGCTGGACGCGACCGCCAGAGAGCGCGCAGTCATCGCTGCGCGTTCCACATTCAGCGGCTTTGAGCAATGGCTCGACAGCCAGGAGGTACTGCTATGA